From one Pseudomonas sp. S35 genomic stretch:
- a CDS encoding sugar ABC transporter ATP-binding protein, translating to MLAQAAVSQPPGIQPLPLEEPYLLEIVNISKGFPGVVALADVQLRVRPGTVLALMGENGAGKSTLMKIIAGIYQPDAGEIRLRGKPIVFETPLAAQKAGIAMIHQELNLMPHMSIAENIWIGREQLNSLHMVNHREMHRCTAELLARLRINLDPEEQVGNLSIAERQMVEIAKAVSYDSDILIMDEPTSAITEKEVAHLFSIIADLKSQGKGIVYITHKMNEVFAIADEVAVFRDGQYIGLQRADTMNSDSLISMMVGRELSQLFPVRETPIGELLMSVRDLTLDGVFKDVSFDLHAGEILGIAGLMGSGRTNVAETIFGITPSSSGQITLDGAAVRITDPHMAIEKGFALLTEDRKLSGLFPCLSVLENMEMAVLPHYSGNGFIQQKALRALCEDMCKKLRVKTPSLEQCIDTLSGGNQQKALLARWLMTNPRLLILDEPTRGIDVGAKAEIYRLISFLASEGMAVIMISSELPEVLGMSDRVMVMHEGELMGTLDRADATQEKVMQLASGMSVVH from the coding sequence ATGCTCGCTCAAGCCGCTGTCTCGCAGCCCCCCGGTATCCAGCCGCTGCCGCTGGAAGAACCCTACCTGCTGGAAATCGTCAACATCAGCAAAGGCTTTCCCGGCGTCGTGGCCCTGGCCGACGTGCAATTGCGTGTGCGCCCAGGCACCGTGCTGGCGCTGATGGGCGAGAACGGTGCGGGCAAGTCGACCTTGATGAAAATCATCGCCGGCATCTACCAGCCCGACGCCGGCGAAATCCGCCTGCGTGGCAAGCCGATCGTGTTTGAAACACCCCTGGCGGCGCAGAAGGCGGGGATCGCGATGATCCACCAGGAACTCAACCTGATGCCGCACATGAGCATCGCCGAGAACATTTGGATTGGCCGCGAACAGCTCAACAGCCTGCACATGGTCAACCACCGCGAAATGCACCGCTGCACCGCCGAGTTGCTGGCGCGCCTGCGGATCAACCTCGACCCTGAAGAACAGGTCGGCAACCTGAGCATCGCCGAGCGGCAGATGGTCGAGATCGCCAAGGCGGTGTCCTACGACTCCGACATCCTGATCATGGATGAGCCCACCTCGGCGATTACCGAGAAGGAAGTGGCCCACCTGTTTTCGATCATCGCCGACCTCAAGTCCCAGGGCAAAGGCATCGTCTACATCACCCATAAAATGAACGAAGTGTTTGCCATCGCCGATGAAGTGGCGGTGTTCCGCGACGGTCAGTACATCGGGCTGCAACGTGCCGACACCATGAACAGCGACAGCCTGATCTCGATGATGGTGGGCCGTGAGCTGAGCCAGTTGTTCCCGGTGCGCGAGACGCCTATTGGCGAGCTGCTGATGTCGGTGCGCGACCTGACCCTGGACGGCGTGTTCAAGGACGTCTCCTTCGACCTGCATGCTGGCGAGATCCTGGGTATTGCCGGGCTGATGGGTTCGGGCCGCACCAACGTGGCGGAAACCATCTTTGGCATCACCCCCAGCAGCAGCGGGCAGATCACCCTGGATGGCGCTGCCGTGCGCATTACCGACCCGCACATGGCCATCGAGAAAGGCTTTGCGCTGTTGACCGAGGACCGCAAGCTCAGTGGCCTGTTCCCGTGCCTGTCGGTGCTGGAAAACATGGAGATGGCGGTGTTGCCGCATTATTCGGGCAACGGCTTTATCCAGCAGAAAGCCCTGCGTGCCTTGTGTGAAGACATGTGCAAGAAGCTGCGGGTGAAAACCCCTTCGCTGGAGCAGTGCATCGACACCTTGTCCGGTGGCAACCAGCAAAAAGCCTTGCTCGCCCGTTGGCTGATGACCAATCCACGGCTACTGATCCTGGATGAGCCGACCCGGGGCATTGACGTCGGGGCCAAGGCCGAGATCTATCGCTTGATCTCCTTCCTCGCCAGCGAAGGCATGGCGGTAATCATGATTTCCTCGGAGCTGCCTGAAGTGCTGGGCATGAGCGATCGGGTGATGGTGATGCACGAAGGTGAACTGATGGGCACCCTGGACCGTGCGGATGCGACCCAGGAAAAAGTCATGCAGTTGGCCTCCGGTATGTCCGTGGTCCACTGA
- a CDS encoding sugar ABC transporter substrate-binding protein, with amino-acid sequence MKTPIRFTALALSMLLASGVASAADLKIGVSMSAFDDTFLTYLREDMDKQAKSYPKGDGVQLQFEDARADVVKQLSQVENFISQKVDAIIVNPVDTASTANIIKAATAAKIPLVFVNRRPDSPTLAPGVAAVISDDVEAGKLQMQYIAEKLDGKGNIVILLGDLANNSTTNRTKGVKEVLAKYPGIKIEQEQTGIWSRDKGMTLVNDWLTQGRDFQAVLSNNDEMAIGAAMALKSAGKKGVLIAGVDGTPDGLNAISKGDMTVSAFQDAKGQADKSVETARKMAKNEPIEQNVVIPFRLITPDNVKEFK; translated from the coding sequence ATGAAGACCCCGATCCGTTTTACCGCGCTGGCCCTGTCGATGCTGCTCGCCAGCGGTGTTGCCTCGGCTGCCGACCTGAAGATAGGCGTGAGCATGTCCGCCTTCGATGACACCTTCCTCACCTACTTGCGCGAAGACATGGACAAGCAAGCCAAGTCCTATCCGAAAGGCGACGGCGTGCAGCTGCAGTTCGAAGACGCCCGCGCCGACGTGGTGAAACAACTGAGCCAAGTAGAGAACTTTATCAGCCAGAAGGTCGATGCCATCATCGTCAACCCGGTGGATACCGCGTCGACCGCGAACATCATCAAGGCCGCCACGGCCGCGAAAATCCCGCTGGTGTTCGTCAACCGTCGTCCGGACAGCCCGACACTGGCCCCGGGCGTCGCGGCAGTGATTTCCGACGATGTCGAGGCGGGCAAGCTGCAAATGCAGTACATCGCCGAAAAACTCGACGGCAAGGGCAACATCGTGATCCTGCTGGGCGACCTGGCGAACAACTCCACCACCAACCGCACCAAGGGCGTCAAGGAAGTACTGGCCAAGTACCCCGGTATCAAGATCGAACAGGAACAGACCGGTATCTGGTCGCGTGACAAAGGCATGACCCTGGTCAACGATTGGCTGACCCAGGGCCGCGACTTCCAGGCGGTGTTGTCCAACAACGATGAGATGGCGATTGGTGCTGCCATGGCCCTCAAATCGGCGGGCAAGAAAGGCGTATTAATCGCCGGTGTGGACGGTACGCCGGACGGCCTGAACGCGATCAGCAAAGGCGACATGACCGTGTCGGCCTTCCAGGACGCCAAGGGCCAGGCGGACAAGTCGGTGGAGACGGCGCGCAAGATGGCCAAAAACGAGCCCATCGAGCAGAACGTGGTGATCCCGTTCCGGCTGATCACGCCGGACAACGTCAAAGAATTCAAGTAG
- a CDS encoding TraR/DksA C4-type zinc finger protein: MTKEKLLAMPADDYMNAEQHAFFEQLLQDMKVEHHERIEQNRIAIESLDTPADPADAASVEEERTWLVNAIDRDQRMLPQLERALERIKEDSFGWCDDSGEPIGLKRLLISPTTKYCIEAQERHEQIDKHQRQA, from the coding sequence ATGACAAAGGAAAAGTTGCTGGCCATGCCGGCGGATGACTACATGAATGCCGAACAGCACGCTTTTTTTGAGCAGTTGCTGCAAGACATGAAAGTGGAACACCACGAGCGCATTGAACAGAACCGTATCGCCATTGAAAGCCTGGACACCCCGGCTGACCCGGCCGACGCCGCTTCCGTGGAAGAAGAGCGTACCTGGCTGGTCAATGCCATCGACCGCGACCAGCGTATGTTGCCGCAGCTTGAACGCGCACTGGAGCGCATCAAGGAAGATTCCTTTGGCTGGTGCGACGACAGCGGCGAGCCTATCGGCCTCAAGCGCCTGCTGATCAGCCCGACCACCAAGTACTGCATCGAAGCGCAAGAGCGCCACGAGCAGATCGACAAGCACCAGCGCCAAGCCTGA
- a CDS encoding Gfo/Idh/MocA family oxidoreductase has translation MRIGLVGYGHGGRFFHAPLIATLPGATFVGVVTRSPERRQQLASDHPGLAAFNSIGQIVEAGVDALVISTTLKGRPALVLEAIEHGVAVVSDKPFAANAEQAQALITAAERHEVLLSVYQNRRWDSDYLTLRKLIDAGALGTVSRFESRVERYSPQAVGNASGGGWLRDLGSHLVDQALQLFGPVDRVFAQLHYSAEHPSVDHGFFVSLTHASGVISHLWGNALQNSQAPRFRVSGSLGCYTVDGLDGQEEALMAGKSPKTEGEHWGAEEHRRWGWFEQGDERERVPSEKGCWTQFYRQLQTAVQGQGPLPVDAYDALETTRILDAARLSAERQQVVSTKIE, from the coding sequence ATGCGAATCGGACTAGTCGGCTACGGCCATGGAGGGCGCTTTTTTCATGCGCCGCTGATTGCAACATTGCCTGGCGCCACGTTTGTTGGCGTCGTTACACGCTCCCCCGAGCGCCGCCAACAGCTGGCATCCGACCACCCTGGCCTGGCGGCCTTCAACTCCATCGGCCAGATCGTCGAAGCCGGTGTCGACGCCCTGGTGATCTCCACCACCCTCAAGGGCCGCCCGGCCCTGGTGCTGGAAGCCATCGAACACGGCGTCGCGGTGGTCAGCGACAAACCCTTTGCCGCCAATGCCGAACAGGCCCAGGCGCTGATCACCGCCGCTGAACGCCATGAAGTGCTGCTCAGCGTCTACCAGAACCGGCGCTGGGACTCGGACTACCTGACCCTGCGCAAGCTGATCGACGCCGGTGCCCTGGGCACCGTCAGCCGTTTTGAATCCCGGGTCGAACGCTACAGCCCGCAAGCCGTGGGCAATGCCAGTGGTGGCGGTTGGTTGCGCGACCTTGGCAGCCACTTGGTGGACCAGGCGCTGCAACTGTTCGGCCCGGTGGATCGGGTGTTTGCACAATTGCACTACAGCGCAGAACACCCCAGCGTCGACCACGGTTTTTTCGTCTCCCTGACCCACGCCAGCGGCGTGATTTCCCATCTATGGGGCAATGCCCTGCAAAACAGCCAGGCGCCGCGCTTTCGTGTGAGTGGCAGCTTGGGTTGCTACACCGTCGACGGGCTCGACGGCCAGGAAGAAGCGCTGATGGCCGGCAAATCGCCAAAAACCGAAGGCGAGCACTGGGGCGCCGAGGAGCACCGACGCTGGGGCTGGTTCGAGCAAGGGGATGAGCGTGAACGGGTGCCGTCGGAAAAGGGCTGCTGGACGCAGTTCTACCGCCAGTTGCAAACCGCTGTGCAAGGGCAGGGACCTTTACCGGTAGACGCCTATGACGCGCTGGAAACCACCCGTATATTGGACGCCGCACGCCTGAGCGCCGAGCGCCAGCAGGTGGTTTCAACAAAAATAGAATAA
- a CDS encoding ABC transporter substrate-binding protein, whose translation MKGLRALLAASLTTLSLSVASLPVSAAPAPVHFADLNWESGSLITEILRVIVEKGYELPTDTLPGTTITLETALAKNDIQVIGEEWAGRSPVWVKAEADGKVVGLGDTVKGATEGWWVPEYVVKGDPAKGIKPLAPDLKSVKDLVRYKDVFKDPESPGKGRFLNSPIGWTSEVVNKQKLKAYGLDDSYVNFRSGSGAALDAEIASSIRRGKPVLFYYWSPTPLMGRYKLIQLQEPPFDAEAWKTLTDADNPDPKPTRSLASKLSIGVSAPFQKEHPQIAAFFEKVEFPIDPLNKALATMSENHTPPREVAQAFMKEHPEVWKAWLTEDVAHKVETSLK comes from the coding sequence ATGAAAGGATTGAGAGCGCTGTTGGCTGCGTCGTTGACGACCCTGAGTCTGTCAGTGGCTTCACTGCCTGTTTCGGCTGCGCCAGCGCCGGTTCACTTTGCCGACTTGAACTGGGAAAGCGGCAGCCTGATCACCGAAATATTGCGAGTGATTGTCGAGAAGGGCTACGAACTGCCTACCGACACCTTGCCCGGCACCACCATCACGCTGGAAACCGCCCTGGCCAAGAACGACATCCAGGTCATCGGGGAGGAGTGGGCAGGACGCAGTCCGGTGTGGGTCAAGGCCGAAGCCGACGGCAAGGTGGTGGGCTTGGGCGATACGGTCAAAGGTGCCACCGAGGGGTGGTGGGTACCGGAATACGTGGTCAAGGGCGATCCCGCCAAGGGCATCAAGCCTCTGGCGCCGGACCTTAAAAGCGTGAAAGACCTGGTTCGTTACAAGGACGTGTTCAAAGACCCGGAATCCCCAGGCAAAGGACGCTTTCTCAACAGCCCCATCGGCTGGACCTCGGAAGTGGTCAACAAGCAGAAGCTCAAGGCTTACGGCCTGGACGACAGCTATGTGAACTTTCGCAGTGGTTCGGGTGCGGCACTGGATGCCGAAATCGCCTCGTCGATCCGCCGGGGCAAGCCGGTGCTGTTCTACTACTGGTCGCCGACGCCCTTGATGGGCCGCTATAAATTGATCCAGTTGCAAGAGCCTCCGTTCGACGCCGAGGCCTGGAAGACGCTGACCGATGCGGATAATCCTGATCCAAAGCCCACTCGGTCACTGGCGTCCAAGTTGAGTATCGGTGTGTCCGCGCCGTTCCAGAAGGAACATCCGCAGATTGCGGCTTTTTTCGAGAAGGTTGAGTTCCCGATCGACCCCTTGAACAAAGCCTTGGCGACCATGAGCGAGAACCACACACCGCCACGGGAAGTGGCTCAGGCGTTTATGAAAGAACATCCTGAGGTGTGGAAGGCCTGGTTGACCGAAGATGTGGCGCACAAGGTTGAGACCAGCCTGAAATGA
- a CDS encoding methyl-accepting chemotaxis protein: MGAAVPPHTVVRVLPGWLTPLMQSTALVLVLLGLAFASLPLYVCLPLAVLVIWLPRLKSPKPVIAPSAATDAIGELTRDLSYTTSHNALSAAGVAYSVKQLAARVQSQLSAAKQIVSSAEVMIGTEKVTSQLSREALGAASQAHQRSTQGREVLAQSITRMHQLSQRANASRELIEALSQRSEEIQRVTLVIQSIASQTNLLALNAAIEAARAGEHGRGFAVVADEVRGLAGRTATATDEVGVMVADIQQRTAQVVEQIRQLSADLHTGVEQVEQAGEQLHSIASLAADVEGQVNEIAQGTDTNRAQLDSLFHAVEQMRSDLDVSDQQTRQLAEAAVQMEGQAETISERLAQVGLDDYHQRVYDLAREGASRISAQFEADVQQSRISLEDLFDRSYTPIPNTRPSKYHTRFDGYTDQVLPAIQEALLPRHEGLVFAIACTPQGYVPTHNKAFSLALTGDAQVDAAQNRTKRKFEDRTGIRCGSHQQAVLLQTYTRDTGELMHDLSVPIMVKGRHWGGLRLGYKPEGAKAAR; this comes from the coding sequence ATGGGCGCAGCAGTGCCACCGCACACGGTGGTGCGCGTGTTGCCCGGCTGGCTGACGCCGCTTATGCAGAGCACCGCCCTGGTGCTGGTACTGCTGGGCCTGGCATTTGCCAGCTTGCCGCTCTACGTTTGCCTACCACTGGCCGTGCTGGTGATCTGGCTGCCTCGCCTGAAAAGCCCCAAGCCTGTGATTGCACCGTCTGCTGCCACCGATGCCATTGGCGAGCTGACCCGCGACCTGTCCTATACCACCAGCCACAACGCCCTGTCCGCCGCCGGCGTGGCCTATTCGGTCAAGCAACTGGCTGCACGCGTGCAGTCGCAATTGAGCGCGGCCAAGCAAATTGTCAGCAGCGCCGAAGTGATGATCGGCACCGAGAAAGTCACCTCCCAACTCAGCCGCGAGGCTTTGGGCGCGGCGAGCCAAGCCCATCAGCGCAGCACGCAAGGTCGTGAAGTGCTGGCCCAGTCGATTACCCGCATGCACCAGCTCAGCCAGCGCGCCAACGCGAGCCGCGAGCTGATCGAGGCCTTGAGCCAGCGCAGTGAAGAAATCCAGCGCGTCACCCTGGTGATCCAGTCCATCGCCAGCCAGACCAACCTGCTGGCGCTTAACGCGGCCATTGAAGCAGCGCGCGCTGGCGAGCATGGGCGTGGGTTCGCCGTGGTGGCGGACGAAGTGCGCGGGCTGGCCGGTCGTACGGCCACGGCCACCGATGAAGTCGGGGTGATGGTGGCGGATATCCAGCAGCGCACCGCCCAGGTGGTGGAGCAGATTCGCCAATTGTCGGCGGACCTGCACACTGGCGTGGAGCAGGTTGAGCAGGCAGGCGAGCAGTTGCACAGCATCGCCAGCCTGGCGGCGGATGTAGAAGGGCAGGTCAATGAAATCGCCCAAGGCACCGACACCAACCGCGCCCAGCTCGACAGCCTGTTCCATGCCGTGGAGCAGATGCGCAGCGATCTTGACGTGAGCGACCAGCAAACCCGCCAGTTGGCTGAGGCCGCAGTGCAAATGGAAGGCCAGGCCGAAACCATCAGCGAGCGTTTGGCGCAGGTCGGGCTGGATGACTACCACCAGCGCGTCTACGACCTGGCGCGTGAGGGCGCCAGCCGCATCAGCGCGCAATTTGAAGCGGATGTGCAGCAAAGCCGCATCAGCCTGGAAGACCTGTTCGATCGCAGTTACACGCCGATTCCCAACACCCGTCCAAGCAAATATCACACGCGGTTCGATGGCTATACCGATCAGGTCCTGCCAGCGATCCAGGAAGCGCTGCTGCCGCGTCATGAAGGCTTGGTGTTTGCCATCGCCTGCACCCCTCAGGGCTACGTCCCGACGCATAACAAGGCGTTTTCTCTGGCGCTGACCGGCGATGCCCAGGTCGATGCGGCGCAGAACCGCACCAAGCGCAAGTTTGAAGACCGTACCGGGATTCGCTGCGGCAGCCATCAGCAAGCAGTGTTGTTGCAGACCTACACCCGCGATACCGGCGAGCTGATGCACGACCTGTCGGTACCGATCATGGTCAAGGGGCGGCATTGGGGCGGCTTGCGCCTGGGGTATAAACCTGAGGGGGCAAAGGCTGCGCGCTAG
- a CDS encoding DUF2789 domain-containing protein, whose protein sequence is MDAPLPTLETLFEQLGLDSTPEAIDAFIVAHPLSDNVKLVDAPFWTPQQAQFLKEELREDADWAIPVDELNQRLHQSQ, encoded by the coding sequence ATGGACGCGCCGCTACCTACGCTCGAAACGCTATTTGAACAATTGGGCCTGGACTCAACGCCCGAAGCCATCGATGCGTTCATTGTTGCGCACCCGCTGAGCGACAACGTGAAGCTGGTCGATGCGCCCTTCTGGACGCCGCAACAGGCGCAGTTTCTCAAGGAAGAACTGCGCGAAGACGCCGACTGGGCCATCCCGGTGGATGAGCTGAACCAGCGCCTGCACCAATCGCAGTAA
- a CDS encoding ABC transporter permease, producing the protein MNAITDNKPATAPVKHRRRLPTELSIFLVLIGIGLVFELFGWIVRDQSFLMNSQRLVLMILQVSIIGLLAIGVTQVIITTGIDLSSGSVLALSAMIAASLAQTSDFSRAVFPSLTDLPVWIPVAMGLGVGLLAGAINGSIIAVTGIPPFIATLGMMVSARGLARYYTEGQPVSMLSDSYTAIGHGAMPVIIFLVVAVIFHIALRYTKYGKYTYAIGGNMQAARTSGINVKRHLIIVYSIAGLLAGLAGVVASARAATGQAGMGMSYELDAIAAAVIGGTSLAGGVGRITGTVIGALILGVMASGFTFVGVDAYIQDIIKGLIIVVAVVIDQYRNKRKLKR; encoded by the coding sequence ATGAACGCAATAACAGACAACAAGCCTGCCACGGCCCCGGTCAAGCACCGGCGGCGACTGCCCACCGAGCTGAGCATCTTCCTGGTGCTGATCGGCATCGGCCTGGTGTTCGAGTTGTTCGGCTGGATCGTGCGTGACCAGAGCTTCTTGATGAACTCCCAGCGCCTGGTGCTGATGATCCTGCAAGTGTCGATCATCGGCCTGCTGGCGATTGGCGTGACCCAGGTAATCATTACCACGGGGATCGATTTGTCGTCCGGCTCCGTGCTGGCGCTGTCGGCGATGATCGCTGCCAGCTTGGCGCAGACTTCCGATTTTTCCCGGGCCGTGTTCCCAAGCTTGACCGATCTGCCGGTGTGGATCCCCGTGGCGATGGGCTTGGGTGTGGGGCTATTGGCGGGGGCGATCAACGGCAGCATCATCGCCGTCACCGGTATCCCGCCGTTTATCGCGACACTCGGCATGATGGTGTCGGCCCGTGGCCTGGCGCGTTACTACACCGAAGGCCAGCCGGTGAGCATGCTCTCGGATTCGTACACGGCCATCGGCCACGGCGCGATGCCGGTGATCATCTTCCTGGTGGTGGCGGTAATCTTCCACATTGCCCTGCGCTACACCAAGTACGGCAAGTACACCTACGCCATTGGCGGCAACATGCAGGCGGCGCGGACCTCGGGGATCAACGTCAAGCGTCACCTGATCATCGTCTACAGCATCGCCGGCCTCCTGGCAGGCCTGGCCGGTGTGGTGGCTTCGGCACGCGCTGCCACTGGGCAGGCGGGCATGGGCATGTCCTATGAGCTGGATGCGATTGCCGCAGCGGTAATCGGCGGCACCAGCCTGGCGGGCGGGGTAGGGCGCATCACTGGCACGGTGATCGGTGCGCTGATCCTTGGGGTGATGGCCAGTGGGTTTACCTTCGTGGGGGTGGATGCGTACATCCAGGACATCATCAAGGGCTTGATCATTGTGGTGGCAGTGGTGATCGACCAATACCGCAACAAGCGCAAGCTCAAACGCTGA
- a CDS encoding Gfo/Idh/MocA family oxidoreductase has translation MSLKLGVIGAGAIGRDHIRRCSQTLLNSQVVAVTDINLEQAAKVVAELKLDAEVYPDGHALINSPQVEAVLVTSWGPSHEEFVLAAIAAGKPVFCEKPLAVTAEGCRKIVEAEVAHGKRLVQVGFMRPYDEGYRALKAVIDSGQIGEPLMLHCAHRNPTVGENYKTDMAITDTLIHELDVLRWLLNDDYVSVQVVFPRKTSKALAHLRDPQIVLLETAKGTRIDVEVFVNCQYGYDIQCEVVGETGIAKLPEPSQVQLRSGAKLSNAILMDWKDRFIGAYDVELQAFIDSVRAGQVGGPSAWDGFAAAVAADACIQAQSSEQIVKVSLPDRPHFYG, from the coding sequence ATGTCGTTGAAGCTTGGAGTGATCGGTGCCGGTGCCATCGGCCGTGACCATATTCGTCGTTGCAGCCAGACCTTGCTCAACAGCCAGGTGGTGGCAGTGACCGACATCAACCTTGAGCAAGCTGCCAAGGTGGTTGCCGAGTTGAAGCTGGACGCCGAGGTGTATCCGGACGGCCATGCGCTGATCAACTCGCCGCAGGTTGAAGCCGTGCTGGTGACCTCGTGGGGCCCGAGCCATGAAGAGTTCGTGCTGGCGGCCATTGCCGCCGGCAAGCCGGTGTTCTGTGAAAAGCCTTTGGCCGTGACCGCCGAAGGCTGCCGCAAGATCGTCGAGGCCGAAGTGGCCCACGGCAAGCGTTTGGTGCAAGTGGGCTTCATGCGCCCGTACGACGAAGGTTATCGCGCCCTCAAGGCGGTGATCGACAGCGGCCAGATCGGCGAGCCGTTGATGCTGCACTGCGCGCACCGCAACCCGACGGTGGGCGAGAACTACAAGACCGACATGGCGATCACCGACACGCTGATTCACGAGCTGGACGTGCTGCGCTGGTTGCTCAATGACGACTACGTTTCCGTGCAGGTGGTGTTCCCGCGCAAGACCAGCAAGGCCTTGGCGCACCTGCGCGACCCGCAGATCGTGCTGCTGGAAACCGCCAAGGGCACGCGCATCGACGTGGAAGTGTTTGTGAACTGCCAGTACGGCTACGACATCCAGTGCGAAGTGGTGGGGGAGACCGGTATCGCCAAATTGCCGGAGCCTTCACAGGTGCAATTGCGCAGCGGTGCCAAGCTGTCCAACGCGATTCTGATGGACTGGAAGGATCGGTTTATCGGTGCCTATGACGTGGAGTTGCAGGCCTTTATCGATAGCGTGCGGGCCGGGCAAGTCGGCGGGCCGTCGGCGTGGGATGGCTTTGCTGCAGCGGTAGCGGCGGATGCGTGTATCCAAGCGCAGAGCAGTGAGCAGATCGTCAAGGTGAGCTTGCCGGATCGTCCGCACTTCTACGGCTGA